Proteins found in one Bacillus subtilis subsp. subtilis str. 168 genomic segment:
- the cggR gene encoding transcriptional regulator of gapA (Evidence 1a: Function from experimental evidences in the studied strain; PubMedId: 11489127, 12622823, 17142398, 17293407, 18052209, 18554327; Product type r : regulator): MNQLIQAQKKLLPDLLLVMQKRFEILQYIRLTEPIGRRSLSASLGISERVLRGEVQFLKEQNLVDIKTNGMTLTEEGYELLSVLEDTMKDVLGLTLLEKTLKERLNLKDAIIVSGDSDQSPWVKKEMGRAAVACMKKRFSGKNIVAVTGGTTIEAVAEMMTPDSKNRELLFVPARGGLGEDVKNQANTICAHMAEKASGTYRLLFVPGQLSQGAYSSIIEEPSVKEVLNTIKSASMLVHGIGEAKTMAQRRNTPLEDLKKIDDNDAVTEAFGYYFNADGEVVHKVHSVGMQLDDIDAIPDIIAVAGGSSKAEAIEAYFKKPRNTVLVTDEGAAKKLLRDE; encoded by the coding sequence ATGAACCAGTTAATACAAGCTCAAAAAAAATTATTGCCTGATCTTCTGCTCGTTATGCAAAAGAGGTTTGAAATCTTGCAGTATATCAGGCTGACAGAACCCATCGGGCGAAGAAGCCTGTCTGCCAGTCTCGGAATCAGCGAGCGTGTGCTGAGGGGCGAGGTTCAGTTTTTAAAGGAACAGAACCTGGTCGATATTAAGACAAACGGCATGACATTGACAGAAGAGGGCTATGAACTGCTTTCTGTTTTGGAAGATACGATGAAAGATGTTTTAGGTTTGACTCTTTTGGAAAAGACATTAAAAGAACGTTTAAATCTAAAGGATGCCATTATCGTATCCGGAGACAGCGATCAATCCCCATGGGTCAAAAAAGAAATGGGAAGAGCGGCTGTCGCATGTATGAAAAAAAGATTTTCAGGCAAAAATATCGTCGCTGTAACTGGCGGTACGACAATTGAAGCTGTCGCCGAAATGATGACGCCGGATTCTAAAAACCGCGAGCTTTTGTTTGTGCCTGCAAGAGGCGGTTTAGGCGAAGACGTGAAAAACCAGGCGAACACCATATGCGCGCATATGGCGGAGAAGGCTTCAGGCACTTACCGGCTTTTGTTTGTTCCGGGACAGCTGTCACAAGGCGCCTATTCATCTATTATTGAAGAGCCTTCTGTCAAAGAGGTGCTGAACACCATTAAATCAGCGAGTATGCTGGTTCACGGAATCGGCGAAGCTAAAACTATGGCTCAGCGCAGAAACACGCCTTTAGAAGATTTAAAGAAAATAGATGATAACGACGCGGTGACGGAAGCGTTCGGCTACTATTTTAACGCGGACGGCGAAGTGGTTCACAAAGTGCATTCTGTCGGAATGCAGCTGGATGACATAGACGCCATCCCCGATATTATTGCGGTAGCGGGCGGATCATCAAAAGCCGAAGCGATCGAGGCTTACTTTAAAAAGCCACGCAACACGGTTCTCGTCACAGACGAAGGAGCCGCAAAGAAGTTATTAAGGGATGAATAA
- the araE gene encoding arabinose-related compounds permease (Evidence 1a: Function from experimental evidences in the studied strain; PubMedId: 9620981, 10417639, 15849754, 16850406, 20693325; Product type t : transporter) → MKNTPTQLEPNVPVTRSHSMGFVILISCAAGLGGLLYGYDTAVISGAIGFLKDLYSLSPFMEGLVISSIMIGGVVGVGISGFLSDRFGRRKILMTAALLFAISAIVSALSQDVSTLIIARIIGGLGIGMGSSLSVTYITEAAPPAIRGSLSSLYQLFTILGISATYFINLAVQRSGTYEWGVHTGWRWMLAYGMVPSVIFFLVLLVVPESPRWLAKAGKTNEALKILTRINGETVAKEELKNIENSLKIEQMGSLSQLFKPGLRKALVIGILLALFNQVIGMNAITYYGPEIFKMMGFGQNAGFVTTCIVGVVEVIFTVIAVLLIDKVGRKKLMSIGSAFMAIFMILIGTSFYFELTSGIMMIVLILGFVAAFCVSVGPITWIMISEIFPNHLRARAAGIATIFLWGANWAIGQFVPMMIDSFGLAYTFWIFAVINILCFLFVVTICPETKNKSLEEIEKLWIK, encoded by the coding sequence ATGAAGAATACTCCAACTCAATTAGAACCAAATGTTCCTGTAACAAGAAGCCATTCAATGGGATTTGTCATTTTGATCTCATGTGCGGCGGGGCTTGGCGGCTTATTGTATGGCTATGACACGGCAGTGATTTCTGGCGCCATCGGTTTTCTGAAAGATTTATACAGCCTGAGTCCGTTTATGGAGGGACTTGTCATTTCAAGCATTATGATTGGAGGAGTTGTGGGCGTCGGGATATCCGGATTTTTAAGTGACAGATTCGGCCGGAGAAAAATTTTAATGACAGCCGCTTTGTTATTTGCGATATCAGCAATCGTTTCAGCGCTTTCTCAAGACGTGTCCACCTTAATCATTGCAAGGATTATCGGGGGGCTGGGAATCGGGATGGGCTCATCGCTCTCTGTTACGTATATTACAGAAGCGGCACCGCCCGCTATACGCGGAAGTTTATCTTCGTTATATCAGCTCTTTACGATACTGGGTATTTCCGCAACATACTTTATTAATCTAGCTGTGCAGCGGTCCGGAACATACGAATGGGGCGTGCACACCGGCTGGAGATGGATGCTTGCTTATGGAATGGTGCCATCCGTCATTTTTTTCCTTGTCCTGCTCGTCGTCCCGGAAAGTCCGAGATGGCTGGCGAAAGCGGGCAAAACAAATGAAGCTTTAAAGATCCTGACACGTATTAATGGAGAAACTGTTGCAAAAGAAGAATTAAAGAACATTGAGAACTCTTTAAAAATAGAACAAATGGGGTCGCTCTCCCAGCTGTTTAAGCCGGGTCTCAGAAAGGCGCTTGTCATTGGAATCCTGCTGGCGCTGTTTAACCAAGTCATCGGCATGAACGCGATTACTTACTACGGGCCGGAAATCTTTAAAATGATGGGATTCGGGCAAAACGCCGGATTTGTGACGACTTGTATCGTCGGGGTTGTAGAAGTTATTTTTACCGTTATTGCGGTGTTGCTGATTGATAAAGTCGGACGAAAAAAACTGATGTCCATCGGTTCTGCTTTTATGGCTATTTTTATGATTTTAATCGGGACGTCGTTTTATTTTGAGTTAACAAGCGGGATCATGATGATCGTCCTTATATTAGGTTTTGTCGCTGCTTTCTGTGTCTCGGTCGGACCGATCACATGGATTATGATTTCTGAAATCTTCCCGAACCATCTGCGTGCGCGGGCCGCGGGCATTGCGACCATCTTTTTATGGGGAGCAAACTGGGCGATCGGACAGTTTGTGCCAATGATGATCGATTCTTTCGGGCTCGCCTATACATTTTGGATCTTTGCGGTGATTAACATCCTTTGTTTCCTGTTTGTCGTTACGATCTGTCCAGAAACGAAGAACAAATCGCTCGAGGAAATTGAAAAGCTTTGGATAAAATGA
- the araR gene encoding transcriptional repressor of the ara regulon (LacI family) (Evidence 1a: Function from experimental evidences in the studied strain; PubMedId: 10417639, 11418559, 12949161, 14973026, 16585763, 17617643, 22281747, 26735940; Product type r: regulator) encodes MLPKYAQVKEEISSWINQGKILPDQKIPTENELMQQFGVSRHTIRKAIGDLVSQGLLYSVQGGGTFVASRSAKSALHSNKTIGVLTTYISDYIFPSIIRGIESYLSEQGYSMLLTSTNNNPDNERRGLENLLSQHIDGLIVEPTKSALQTPNIGYYLNLEKNGIPFAMINASYAELAAPSFTLDDVKGGMMAAEHLLSLGHTHMMGIFKADDTQGVKRMNGFIQAHRERELFPSPDMIVTFTTEEKESKLLEKVKATLEKNSKHMPTAILCYNDEIALKVIDMLREMDLKVPEDMSIVGYDDSHFAQISEVKLTSVKHPKSVLGKAAAKYVIDCLEHKKPKQEDVIFEPELIIRQSARKLNE; translated from the coding sequence ATGTTACCAAAATACGCGCAAGTAAAAGAAGAAATCAGTTCTTGGATTAATCAAGGCAAAATACTGCCCGATCAAAAAATCCCTACCGAAAACGAATTAATGCAGCAATTCGGCGTCAGCCGGCATACCATCCGCAAAGCGATCGGAGACCTCGTATCACAAGGTCTGCTGTACAGCGTGCAAGGCGGAGGCACCTTTGTCGCTTCACGCTCTGCTAAGTCAGCGCTGCATTCCAATAAAACGATCGGTGTTTTGACAACTTACATATCAGACTATATTTTCCCGAGCATCATCAGAGGAATCGAGTCCTATTTAAGCGAGCAGGGGTATTCTATGCTTTTGACAAGCACAAACAACAACCCGGACAATGAAAGAAGAGGCTTAGAAAACCTGCTGTCCCAGCATATTGACGGACTCATCGTAGAACCGACAAAAAGCGCCCTTCAAACCCCAAACATCGGCTATTATCTGAACTTGGAGAAAAACGGCATTCCTTTTGCGATGATTAACGCGTCATATGCCGAGCTTGCCGCGCCAAGTTTTACCTTGGATGATGTGAAAGGCGGGATGATGGCGGCGGAGCATTTGCTTTCTCTCGGCCACACGCATATGATGGGTATTTTTAAAGCTGATGACACACAAGGCGTGAAACGGATGAACGGATTTATACAGGCGCACCGGGAGCGTGAGTTGTTTCCTTCTCCGGATATGATCGTGACATTTACAACGGAAGAAAAAGAATCAAAACTTCTGGAGAAAGTAAAAGCCACACTGGAGAAAAACAGCAAGCACATGCCGACAGCCATTCTTTGTTATAACGATGAAATTGCGCTGAAGGTGATTGATATGCTGAGGGAGATGGATCTTAAAGTGCCGGAGGATATGTCTATTGTCGGGTACGATGATTCACATTTCGCCCAAATCTCAGAAGTGAAACTAACCTCTGTCAAACATCCGAAATCAGTGCTTGGAAAAGCAGCCGCCAAATATGTCATTGACTGCTTAGAGCATAAAAAGCCGAAGCAAGAGGATGTCATATTTGAGCCTGAGTTGATCATTCGCCAGTCCGCACGAAAACTGAATGAATAA
- the yvbT gene encoding putative alkanal monooxygenase (Evidence 3: Putative function from multiple computational evidences; PubMedId: 9836433; Product type e: enzyme), whose product MSNNQRKDTLLSVLNLSPVVQGGTIAESFRNSMDLARRAEEWGYHRYWLAEHHNIEGVASSATAVLIGHIAGGTKKIRVGSGGIMLPNHSSLVIAEQFGTLETLYPGRIDLGLGRAPGTDQLTARALRRNINSGEDFPEQLEELRNYFKPSGNVRNQVRAIPGEGIDVPIWLLGSSGFSARLAGELGLPFAFAAHFSPANTVPALELYRNSFTPSDVLDEPYAMVGVTIIAADTNEKAQHLATSHYQRFLDLVRGTPNQLKPPVEDMDQIWSPYEKAMVNEQLSSTIVGGPEEVKAKLEDFVKTTQADEIMVNSETFEHADRMRSFEIIADVWKNR is encoded by the coding sequence ATGTCTAACAACCAACGCAAAGATACCTTGCTTTCTGTCTTGAATTTATCTCCGGTTGTTCAGGGAGGAACGATTGCAGAATCATTCCGAAACAGCATGGACTTGGCGCGCCGGGCAGAGGAATGGGGCTATCACCGTTACTGGCTTGCTGAACATCATAATATAGAAGGTGTTGCAAGCTCTGCCACCGCAGTTTTGATTGGCCATATTGCCGGAGGCACGAAGAAAATCCGCGTCGGTTCCGGCGGCATTATGCTCCCCAACCACTCTTCATTAGTCATTGCTGAACAATTCGGCACACTGGAAACACTGTATCCCGGGCGGATTGATCTGGGGCTTGGACGTGCGCCGGGAACAGACCAATTGACAGCCAGAGCGCTCCGCAGAAACATCAACAGCGGGGAGGATTTTCCAGAACAATTAGAGGAACTGCGCAATTATTTTAAACCGTCAGGAAATGTGCGCAATCAAGTTCGCGCCATTCCCGGAGAGGGCATAGATGTGCCGATTTGGCTGCTGGGCTCAAGCGGCTTCAGCGCCCGTCTGGCTGGCGAACTTGGTCTTCCGTTTGCGTTCGCGGCCCATTTCTCACCGGCGAATACGGTTCCCGCTTTGGAGCTGTACCGCAATTCCTTCACGCCGTCAGACGTGCTCGACGAACCGTATGCGATGGTCGGTGTCACCATTATCGCGGCAGATACAAACGAGAAAGCGCAGCACCTTGCGACTTCCCATTATCAAAGGTTTCTTGATCTTGTCCGCGGTACGCCTAACCAGCTTAAACCGCCTGTTGAGGATATGGACCAAATCTGGAGCCCGTATGAAAAAGCGATGGTCAATGAGCAGCTGAGCTCCACGATTGTCGGAGGTCCGGAAGAAGTGAAGGCGAAGCTTGAAGATTTCGTCAAAACGACACAGGCTGACGAAATTATGGTTAACTCAGAAACCTTTGAACACGCAGACAGAATGCGTTCGTTTGAAATCATCGCTGACGTTTGGAAAAACAGATAA
- the yvbU gene encoding putative transcriptional regulator (LysR family) (Evidence 3: Putative function from multiple computational evidences; Product type r: regulator), with the protein MTITQLKVFVKIAETGSFTKAGQALNMTQPAVSHAISAIEAELDVKLIIRDRRNGLMLTDTGKQILVHIREVLKGIEKVEQVAAAEKGLELGTIHIGTFSTASAYFMPKLISEFKQKYPKLELVLHEGTVNEVKEWLHTRMIDVGILLYPTEEMEYIHLKKDKMAVVLRDDHPLASHSAITLKDLDHEPMIVCDGGYESPFIDMFRQAGATLHPAFTVYNINTSISMIREGLGLAILSEMSMSGMPLPEHVVTRELDPQVYRDVQLAVPSLKEASLAAKLFIEMAKELFGAE; encoded by the coding sequence ATGACCATTACTCAATTAAAGGTTTTTGTGAAAATAGCTGAAACGGGAAGCTTTACAAAAGCGGGTCAGGCGCTGAACATGACACAGCCGGCTGTCAGCCATGCGATTTCTGCGATCGAAGCTGAGCTTGATGTAAAGCTGATCATTCGTGACCGCCGCAATGGCCTGATGCTGACGGATACGGGAAAACAGATCTTAGTACACATCAGAGAAGTCTTAAAAGGCATTGAAAAAGTTGAGCAGGTAGCAGCAGCGGAAAAAGGGCTTGAACTGGGAACGATCCATATCGGCACATTCTCAACTGCCTCGGCTTATTTTATGCCGAAGCTGATCAGTGAATTTAAACAAAAATATCCGAAACTTGAGCTCGTGCTGCACGAGGGAACTGTAAATGAAGTCAAGGAGTGGCTTCATACGCGGATGATAGATGTTGGGATTCTTCTGTATCCAACAGAGGAGATGGAGTACATTCATTTGAAAAAAGACAAAATGGCTGTCGTGCTCAGGGACGATCACCCGCTTGCCAGTCATTCAGCCATTACGCTGAAAGATCTTGACCATGAACCGATGATCGTCTGTGACGGCGGCTATGAATCACCATTTATCGATATGTTCAGGCAGGCGGGTGCTACGCTGCACCCAGCTTTCACGGTCTATAACATCAACACCTCGATCAGTATGATCAGAGAAGGCCTGGGCCTGGCCATTTTATCAGAAATGTCCATGTCGGGGATGCCGCTGCCAGAGCATGTGGTGACCAGGGAATTGGACCCGCAGGTATACCGTGATGTGCAGCTTGCTGTTCCGTCGCTAAAGGAGGCTTCTCTGGCGGCTAAGCTCTTTATTGAGATGGCTAAGGAGTTGTTTGGAGCAGAATAA
- the cyeB gene encoding cysteine and O-acetylserine efflux permease (Evidence 2a: Function from experimental evidences in other organisms; PubMedId: 10844694, 15849754, 16850406; Product type t: transporter): MKQLPKTRTALLLAFLVIMWGVNWPLSKAALAYSPPLLFAGIRTLIGGLLLVIVALPRIHKLRLKETWPIYLVSALLNITLFYGLQTIGLNYLPAGLFSAIVFFQPVLMGVFSWLWLGESMFVMKVIGLILGFAGVAVISAAGFGGHISVIGVLLALGSAVSWALGTVYMKKTGSRVDSIWMVALQLTIGSVFLLISGFWTESFSAIQWTAPFITSLLFISVFVIALGWLVFFTLVGSGEASKVASYTFLIPLISIVASSIFLHEPLTLSLLAGLLLIVTSICLVNTKSKAQKAAAIGINEKAAQ; this comes from the coding sequence ATGAAGCAGCTCCCAAAAACGCGGACAGCTCTCCTGCTCGCATTTCTCGTCATCATGTGGGGCGTCAATTGGCCGCTGTCCAAAGCCGCGCTCGCCTATTCTCCGCCATTATTGTTCGCGGGCATCCGAACGCTGATCGGCGGGCTTTTATTAGTCATAGTCGCACTGCCGCGTATTCATAAATTACGCTTAAAAGAAACGTGGCCGATTTATCTTGTTTCTGCTCTTTTAAATATTACATTATTCTACGGCCTGCAAACGATCGGGCTGAATTATCTTCCGGCCGGCCTGTTTTCTGCAATCGTCTTCTTCCAGCCTGTTCTGATGGGTGTATTTTCTTGGCTGTGGCTCGGCGAATCCATGTTTGTAATGAAAGTGATTGGCCTCATCCTCGGTTTTGCGGGAGTAGCCGTCATTAGTGCTGCGGGCTTTGGCGGGCATATTTCTGTCATTGGGGTTCTGCTGGCTCTCGGCTCCGCAGTCAGCTGGGCGCTCGGGACAGTATATATGAAAAAAACAGGCAGCCGCGTCGATTCCATCTGGATGGTCGCTCTGCAGCTGACGATCGGAAGCGTGTTTCTGCTTATCTCCGGCTTTTGGACAGAAAGCTTTTCGGCGATCCAATGGACAGCTCCGTTTATTACGAGCCTGCTGTTCATCTCCGTATTCGTTATCGCACTCGGCTGGCTTGTCTTTTTTACGCTTGTCGGTTCAGGAGAAGCAAGCAAGGTCGCATCTTATACTTTTTTGATTCCGCTCATATCAATCGTGGCCAGCTCCATTTTCCTGCATGAACCGCTCACCCTTAGCCTCTTGGCAGGGCTGCTGCTGATTGTCACGAGCATCTGTCTCGTGAATACAAAATCAAAAGCGCAGAAAGCTGCGGCGATTGGTATAAACGAGAAAGCTGCACAATAA
- the yvbW gene encoding putative leucine permease (Evidence 3: Putative function from multiple computational evidences; PubMedId: 15849754, 16850406, 19258532, 25645558; Product type t: transporter), with amino-acid sequence MKNDNQTLKRTMTSRHIMMMALGGAIGAGLFKGSSSAIDVAGPSVIIAYLLGGIILLFIMQGLAEMAVRNRNARTFRDLVQQVLGNYAAYFLDWIYWKMWVLNIAAEAVVAAIFIQYWLPGCPIWVLALGISLIVTIVNLLSVKIFAETEYWLAMIKITVIIIFIILGLLLLFVSFGDHTASGFSNLTDHGGFFPHGGTGLITAMLVVIYSYGGTEIIGVTLAETKNPEKVVPKAVRSTLTRIVAFYLLPFFIIVSLIPWNQVNSVPESPFVMVFKMVGIPGADHIMNAVILLAIISSMNSGLYGSSRILYTQASDGRLPKVFSKLSSKNVPMFAILMCTSSLYIGVLISLFAGSQTFNYLMGSLGYTVLFIWLIIGFAHLKSRKQQTETPAYYVKWFPYTTWFAIVALLAILIGVIMTTSIVITGITAAIYLLITVAYLVKGRKHQ; translated from the coding sequence ATGAAAAACGACAATCAAACGTTAAAACGCACGATGACGTCCCGCCATATTATGATGATGGCGCTGGGCGGAGCAATCGGCGCAGGTTTATTTAAGGGGAGCAGCTCAGCGATCGATGTGGCAGGGCCATCTGTCATTATCGCATACCTGCTCGGCGGGATTATTTTGCTGTTTATTATGCAGGGGCTGGCGGAAATGGCTGTTCGAAACCGTAACGCCAGAACCTTCCGTGATCTTGTCCAGCAGGTATTGGGAAATTACGCTGCTTACTTTTTGGACTGGATCTACTGGAAAATGTGGGTGCTTAACATTGCGGCTGAAGCTGTTGTAGCTGCGATTTTCATTCAATATTGGCTGCCGGGCTGCCCGATCTGGGTGTTGGCATTAGGAATTTCTCTTATCGTCACGATTGTAAACTTGCTTTCTGTTAAAATCTTCGCCGAAACTGAATATTGGCTGGCAATGATCAAGATTACCGTTATTATTATCTTTATTATTCTGGGATTGCTGCTCTTATTTGTATCATTCGGTGATCATACAGCATCCGGATTTTCCAACCTGACAGACCACGGCGGATTTTTCCCGCACGGCGGCACAGGGCTGATCACGGCGATGCTTGTCGTCATCTACTCTTACGGCGGTACAGAAATTATCGGTGTAACGCTTGCAGAGACAAAAAATCCGGAAAAGGTTGTCCCGAAAGCTGTCCGCAGCACACTGACACGGATTGTCGCGTTTTACCTGCTGCCGTTTTTCATCATCGTCAGCCTGATTCCATGGAACCAAGTCAATTCCGTTCCGGAAAGTCCTTTCGTGATGGTCTTTAAAATGGTAGGCATTCCGGGCGCGGATCATATCATGAATGCAGTCATCCTGCTGGCGATCATTTCTTCTATGAATTCAGGTTTATACGGATCATCACGCATTTTGTATACACAGGCAAGTGACGGAAGGCTTCCAAAGGTCTTCTCGAAGCTTTCATCGAAAAACGTACCGATGTTTGCGATTCTGATGTGCACTTCTTCTCTCTATATTGGCGTATTGATTTCTCTGTTCGCAGGAAGCCAAACATTTAATTATTTAATGGGATCATTGGGATATACCGTTTTATTCATTTGGCTGATCATCGGATTCGCTCATTTAAAATCGAGAAAACAGCAAACGGAAACACCGGCCTATTATGTAAAATGGTTCCCGTACACGACATGGTTTGCGATTGTGGCATTACTCGCCATTCTGATCGGGGTCATCATGACAACATCAATTGTCATTACCGGCATTACTGCGGCGATCTACCTTTTGATTACAGTTGCATATTTGGTCAAAGGACGCAAGCATCAGTAA
- the yvbX gene encoding putative epimerase modification of peptidoglycan (Evidence 3: Putative function from multiple computational evidences; PubMedId: 12177332; Product type e: enzyme) — MKKWLIIAVSLAIAIVLFMYTKGEAKAAGMTVGYTTGDTASYNSLTKYHTYMNAIATDTFAFEKNGQIIGDAPTKQLTYAKKKKIKTWAVISNYNDAIYDFDGDLASRVMSNKTAKKRFTDQLITLAKKHSYYGINIDFEAVNPEDRAAYSNFIQYVSQALNKKHIKTMVSVPAKSADDKNDDWSWPYDYAKIGKYADFVQVMTYDEHGIWGEPGSVASTNWIKSSLQFSVKKIKANKVIMGIPAYGYDWDVKDGSTSTIREWNELKSLIKKQKAKPAFNKKSGSMTFSYVDKKKHKHVVWYENEKTVQTKSHLAKQYKIAGVSVYALGNESESFWKAIRKGTK; from the coding sequence ATGAAAAAATGGCTGATCATAGCGGTTTCACTGGCGATTGCGATTGTTCTGTTTATGTATACAAAAGGAGAAGCGAAGGCAGCCGGTATGACAGTAGGCTACACGACTGGGGATACGGCTTCATACAATTCTCTTACGAAATATCATACATACATGAATGCCATCGCAACCGATACATTTGCGTTTGAAAAAAACGGACAAATCATTGGCGATGCCCCAACTAAGCAGCTGACATATGCGAAAAAGAAAAAAATCAAGACATGGGCTGTCATTTCAAACTATAATGATGCCATTTATGATTTTGACGGAGATTTAGCGAGTCGGGTCATGAGCAATAAAACAGCGAAAAAACGATTCACAGATCAGTTAATTACACTGGCCAAAAAGCACTCATATTACGGAATCAATATCGATTTTGAAGCAGTAAATCCAGAAGACCGCGCTGCATACTCGAACTTCATTCAATATGTCTCACAGGCTTTGAATAAGAAACATATTAAAACAATGGTATCCGTTCCGGCCAAAAGCGCCGATGATAAAAATGATGACTGGAGCTGGCCGTATGATTATGCGAAAATCGGCAAATATGCCGACTTCGTACAAGTCATGACCTACGATGAACACGGCATTTGGGGTGAGCCGGGGTCAGTGGCAAGCACAAACTGGATCAAAAGCTCTCTGCAGTTTTCAGTCAAAAAGATCAAAGCCAATAAAGTCATCATGGGAATCCCTGCGTACGGCTATGACTGGGATGTAAAAGACGGAAGTACCAGCACAATAAGGGAATGGAATGAGCTCAAATCCCTCATCAAAAAACAAAAAGCAAAGCCGGCATTCAACAAAAAATCAGGCTCGATGACGTTTTCTTATGTTGACAAAAAGAAGCATAAACATGTCGTGTGGTATGAAAACGAAAAAACCGTTCAAACGAAAAGCCATCTGGCAAAGCAATATAAAATAGCAGGTGTTTCAGTTTACGCATTAGGAAACGAGTCAGAATCCTTTTGGAAAGCCATTCGAAAAGGGACAAAATAA
- the lutC gene encoding component of an iron-sulfur oxidase for L-lactate utilization (Evidence 1a: Function from experimental evidences in the studied strain; PubMedId: 22427629, 24196425, 24274019; Product type e: enzyme), translating to MTKGTIQNQESFLNRIASSLGRERRTGGVAVPEWAHQPQYKTLEGYSADDLVTVLKNHCVKIHTELIETDSTGLYDALREQVSRFSGGPVIIPKDPRFEEYGLKSLLTKDWPSEGTPVWEWDADKGEENIKKAEQANVGITFSEITLAESGTVVLFSSKDIGRSVSLLPTTYIAIVPKSSIVPRMTQASDIIRQNIANGVTVPSCINYITGPSNSADIEMDLVVGVHGPVKAAYILVSDR from the coding sequence ATGACGAAGGGAACCATTCAGAATCAAGAGAGCTTTTTAAACCGAATCGCATCCAGCCTGGGCCGTGAACGAAGAACAGGAGGCGTGGCAGTCCCTGAATGGGCGCATCAGCCGCAATATAAAACACTTGAAGGTTATTCAGCGGATGACTTAGTCACAGTGCTCAAAAACCATTGTGTCAAAATCCATACAGAGCTGATTGAAACGGATTCAACCGGCCTTTACGATGCCCTGCGCGAGCAAGTCAGCCGCTTTTCTGGAGGCCCTGTCATCATTCCGAAGGACCCCCGCTTTGAAGAATACGGACTGAAAAGCCTGCTCACCAAGGACTGGCCGAGTGAAGGAACGCCGGTCTGGGAGTGGGATGCTGACAAAGGCGAGGAAAATATTAAAAAAGCGGAGCAAGCCAATGTAGGGATTACATTCAGCGAAATTACATTGGCTGAGTCGGGGACGGTTGTCCTCTTCTCCTCAAAAGACATCGGCCGCTCTGTCAGCCTTTTGCCAACGACTTATATTGCGATCGTGCCGAAATCAAGCATTGTACCGAGAATGACACAAGCCAGTGATATCATCCGCCAAAACATTGCGAACGGTGTCACTGTTCCTTCATGTATCAACTACATTACCGGACCGAGTAACTCAGCCGACATTGAAATGGATTTAGTTGTGGGGGTGCATGGACCAGTAAAGGCAGCATATATTCTCGTCTCTGACCGCTGA